Proteins found in one Candidatus Binatia bacterium genomic segment:
- a CDS encoding sulfatase, translated as MPTLLLRGGALLAVTVAIALAARLAGDHPRPRTQPDILLVTLDTTRADHTSAYGYHRPTTPRLEALAAEGVRFDAAYAPMATTLPAHATLFTAELPRTLGITKNGAVLSENKNTLAERLSESGYRTAAFVSSFPVDRMFGLAQGFDIYDDDFTDGSCPTAIREWEGFDVDRGFCRRGSNTTARALEWLGDEGYLDAEGEKPPLFLWVHYFDPHAPYLPAKEDAALFPSHVDGWLSTKTAAYDGEIHYMDRALGELLDSLDLGGRLDDTVIVVAADHGEGLLQHGHMHHSLLIYEEDVRVPLVVRWPTRVRGGRVIDEPVQLADLAPTLLEIAHAEALEPGIGESLTGALVHGAPLDPNRPIFLQRREYAEPVVSGHAVAGEKLGVRRGRWKYIEAQEEGTVELYDLETDPYERKNLAETRPAPRQRLEETLHAWQASAERPALPQVDPEAEKRLRALGYVP; from the coding sequence ATGCCGACCCTCCTCCTGCGTGGCGGGGCCCTCCTTGCCGTCACGGTGGCGATCGCCCTCGCGGCCAGGCTCGCTGGCGATCACCCCCGGCCCCGGACCCAGCCGGACATCCTCCTGGTCACCCTCGACACCACCCGGGCCGACCACACGTCGGCCTACGGCTACCACCGGCCCACGACCCCCCGGCTCGAGGCCCTCGCCGCCGAGGGCGTCCGGTTCGACGCCGCCTACGCCCCAATGGCCACGACCCTCCCGGCCCACGCCACGCTGTTCACCGCCGAGTTGCCGCGCACCCTGGGCATCACCAAGAACGGCGCCGTCCTCTCCGAGAACAAGAACACGCTGGCCGAACGCTTGTCCGAATCCGGCTATCGGACCGCCGCCTTCGTCAGCTCCTTCCCGGTGGACCGGATGTTCGGCCTGGCTCAGGGTTTCGATATCTACGACGACGACTTCACAGACGGCAGCTGCCCGACCGCGATCCGCGAATGGGAAGGCTTCGACGTCGACCGGGGCTTTTGTCGGCGCGGCAGCAACACGACGGCCCGCGCGCTCGAGTGGCTCGGGGACGAGGGCTACCTCGATGCGGAGGGCGAGAAGCCGCCGCTCTTCCTGTGGGTGCACTACTTCGATCCGCACGCGCCGTACCTTCCTGCAAAAGAAGACGCCGCGCTGTTCCCGTCGCACGTCGACGGCTGGCTCTCTACGAAGACCGCCGCCTACGACGGCGAGATCCACTACATGGACCGAGCCCTCGGCGAGCTGCTGGACTCACTGGACCTCGGCGGACGGCTCGACGACACTGTGATCGTCGTTGCCGCCGACCACGGCGAAGGCCTGCTGCAGCACGGACACATGCACCACAGCCTCCTCATCTACGAAGAGGACGTTCGCGTGCCCCTCGTCGTGCGCTGGCCGACACGCGTACGAGGCGGTCGCGTGATCGATGAACCGGTGCAACTCGCCGACCTCGCACCGACCCTGCTCGAAATCGCCCACGCCGAGGCGCTGGAGCCGGGGATCGGCGAGAGCCTCACTGGCGCCCTCGTGCACGGCGCGCCACTCGACCCCAACCGTCCGATCTTTCTGCAGCGGCGCGAGTACGCCGAGCCGGTCGTCTCGGGGCACGCGGTCGCGGGCGAGAAACTTGGGGTACGCCGTGGCCGGTGGAAGTACATCGAGGCGCAGGAAGAAGGGACCGTCGAACTCTACGACCTCGAAACCGACCCCTATGAGCGCAAGAACCTCGCGGAGACCCGACCCGCCCCGCGGCAACGTCTCGAAGAGACCCTCCACGCGTGGCAAGCGTCGGCAGAGCGTCCCGCCCTGCCCCAGGTCGACCCCGAAGCCGAGAAGCGCCTCCGGGCTCTCGGCTACGTGCCCTAA
- a CDS encoding protease inhibitor I42 family protein: MRMRWQILPVLLFLFLAACSAPKRATPPPASMTVSAGEQFDIRLPANPSTGFRWQVGSIDEKVVRLVDTRYDAKVTDAVGAGGTDIFSFVGVASGRGNIKLVYLRPWEKGVAPARTSDYLVEVL, encoded by the coding sequence ATGCGGATGCGATGGCAGATCCTCCCCGTTCTCCTCTTTTTGTTCCTCGCGGCCTGTTCTGCGCCGAAGCGGGCTACGCCGCCGCCGGCGAGCATGACGGTTTCGGCGGGCGAACAATTCGATATCCGGCTTCCCGCGAACCCGTCGACCGGCTTCCGATGGCAGGTCGGCAGCATCGACGAAAAGGTCGTCCGGCTCGTCGATACCCGCTACGACGCGAAGGTGACGGACGCGGTCGGCGCCGGGGGAACGGACATTTTCAGTTTCGTCGGCGTCGCCTCGGGGCGGGGGAACATCAAGCTCGTGTACCTGCGGCCCTGGGAAAAGGGCGTCGCGCCGGCCCGGACGTCGGACTACTTGGTCGAAGTGCTGTAG
- a CDS encoding ferrous iron transporter B encodes MSAAPALTPSLVRVALVGAPNAGKTTLFNALTGSSAHVGNYPGVTVERREGILTGSGGAVEILDLPGTYALHGETPDEQVVTHVLAGDQEGERLPDALVVVVDSTTLRRGLGLVREALDRGLPTLVVATMIDEVKARGGQLDPMKLSRVLGVHVLGVVGHRGVGLDPLRRFLEDPTSWPQASGPKPETAPARFAWVDRVCDEIGTDSLHPDSRTDMLDRVLLHPVTGIAIFLGVMVLLFQSIFAWAVPAMDAIDTSFAELGRVSREVLPAGLLTDLWADGILAGVGSVVIFLPQILILFTFLHFLQDVGYMSRAAFVVDRVMGWVGLQGRSFVPLLSCYACAVPGIMAARTIASPRERLATILVAPFMTCSARLPVYTLLIAAFVPATAFGPLGLQGLVMFGLYLLGAFTAFASAAALNRTLLKGSVSVFYMELPPYRMPTLKLISRQVWESASAFLKRAGTIILIASIVLWGLLTFPSAPIDPSLTPTEQASADLEASVAGRVGHAIEPAIAPLGFDWKIGVGLLASLAAREVIVSTLAQIYAVGGEDDFDGLRSALVSDLDPRTGQRAFTLPTALSLMVFFVFALQCTSTIAIMARETGTWRWPALAFGYMLGLAWVGSFVTYHLARAFV; translated from the coding sequence GTGAGCGCCGCACCGGCTCTCACGCCGTCGCTCGTACGCGTCGCCCTCGTGGGCGCACCTAACGCGGGGAAGACGACGCTATTCAACGCGCTGACGGGTTCCAGTGCGCATGTGGGCAACTACCCCGGCGTCACGGTCGAACGGCGCGAGGGGATCCTCACGGGCTCGGGGGGTGCCGTGGAGATCCTGGATCTGCCCGGGACCTACGCTCTCCACGGGGAGACGCCCGACGAGCAGGTCGTCACGCACGTGCTCGCCGGTGATCAAGAAGGCGAGCGACTTCCTGACGCGCTCGTCGTCGTGGTCGATAGTACGACGCTTCGCCGTGGACTCGGTCTCGTGCGGGAGGCGCTCGATCGCGGCCTGCCGACGCTCGTCGTCGCGACGATGATCGACGAGGTCAAGGCGCGAGGCGGGCAGCTCGACCCCATGAAGCTCTCGAGGGTGCTCGGCGTGCACGTGTTGGGCGTCGTGGGCCACCGTGGCGTTGGTCTGGATCCGTTGCGCCGGTTTCTCGAGGACCCGACGAGTTGGCCGCAAGCGAGTGGGCCGAAGCCGGAGACCGCGCCGGCGCGTTTCGCGTGGGTCGACCGCGTCTGCGACGAGATCGGAACGGACTCGCTGCACCCGGACTCGCGTACCGACATGCTCGATCGGGTGCTTCTGCATCCCGTCACCGGCATCGCGATCTTCCTCGGCGTGATGGTTCTGCTGTTCCAGAGCATCTTCGCGTGGGCGGTGCCCGCGATGGACGCCATCGATACCTCGTTCGCCGAGCTGGGCCGGGTCTCGCGTGAGGTTCTTCCTGCGGGGCTCCTCACGGACCTCTGGGCCGACGGGATTCTCGCGGGCGTGGGGTCGGTCGTGATCTTTCTCCCCCAGATCTTGATCCTGTTCACGTTCCTGCACTTCCTGCAGGACGTCGGCTACATGTCGCGCGCCGCGTTCGTGGTCGACCGGGTCATGGGCTGGGTCGGCCTGCAGGGGCGCAGCTTCGTGCCGCTCCTCTCGTGCTACGCCTGCGCGGTTCCGGGAATCATGGCGGCGCGGACGATCGCCTCGCCGAGGGAGCGGCTCGCAACGATCCTGGTCGCGCCGTTCATGACCTGTTCGGCGCGGCTGCCCGTCTACACGTTGCTCATTGCCGCGTTCGTTCCAGCGACGGCTTTCGGGCCGTTGGGTCTCCAGGGGCTCGTGATGTTCGGCCTTTACCTCCTCGGCGCGTTCACCGCGTTCGCCTCCGCGGCGGCGCTGAACCGGACTTTGTTGAAGGGTTCGGTGTCGGTGTTCTACATGGAGTTGCCGCCCTACCGGATGCCCACGCTAAAGTTGATCAGCCGCCAAGTCTGGGAGAGCGCGTCCGCGTTCCTCAAGAGAGCAGGGACGATCATCCTCATCGCGTCGATCGTTCTGTGGGGACTTCTGACGTTCCCGTCCGCACCGATTGATCCGAGCTTGACTCCGACGGAGCAGGCAAGCGCCGACCTCGAGGCGAGCGTTGCCGGGCGGGTCGGGCACGCGATCGAGCCGGCGATCGCTCCGCTCGGATTCGATTGGAAGATCGGCGTCGGGTTGCTCGCGAGCCTGGCCGCGCGCGAGGTCATCGTTTCGACCCTCGCGCAGATCTACGCGGTGGGCGGTGAGGACGATTTCGACGGTCTGCGCTCCGCATTGGTGAGCGACCTGGACCCGCGCACCGGACAGCGCGCGTTCACGCTTCCGACCGCGCTCTCGCTGATGGTGTTCTTCGTCTTCGCGCTCCAATGCACGTCGACGATCGCGATCATGGCAAGGGAAACGGGAACCTGGCGCTGGCCTGCACTGGCCTTCGGTTACATGCTCGGGCTGGCGTGGGTCGGGAGCTTCGTCACGTATCACCTGGCCCGCGCTTTCGTCTGA
- a CDS encoding Hsp70 family protein — protein MIGLDFGTTNSAVGAVLPDGTCELASFPEAGGTTTTFRSVLHFPTEADRRTKIQPVAGPMAIQSYLDEGCEGRFLQSLKSHLASRLFTHAWIFGWKFTLEDLVAQILTPLRNAAVDQFGVDGKRALIGRPVHFVAGRERREDAESDARAEERLRAAARRAGFEDIELEYEPVAAASEYERTLDHDELVLIGDFGGGTSDFCLVRLGPSFRAAENRRASILGVDGVAVAGDAFDGRIVRHVVAPRLGLGTSRRSLEGRELPMPGWIYSRLERWEDVSFLAVPKTMETLRRLEMEADEPTRIQSLIELVEQDLGYLLYRAVEAAKCGLSDADSTSFEFDHLRRRLRQEVRREELEEWLTPDLDRMASCVDRLTQRCGIEGGDVDRVFLTGGSSRVPCVRDLFASRFGRDKLRGGRELTTVARGLALLAAERR, from the coding sequence TTGATTGGCCTCGACTTCGGGACCACGAACAGTGCTGTGGGCGCGGTCCTGCCCGACGGAACGTGCGAACTCGCGAGCTTCCCGGAAGCGGGCGGCACGACGACCACGTTCCGGTCGGTTCTCCATTTTCCCACGGAGGCGGATCGCCGGACGAAGATCCAGCCCGTGGCGGGCCCGATGGCGATTCAGTCGTACCTCGACGAGGGGTGCGAGGGGCGCTTTTTGCAGTCGCTCAAGTCGCACCTCGCGAGCCGCCTGTTCACCCACGCATGGATCTTCGGGTGGAAGTTCACGTTGGAAGACCTCGTCGCGCAGATCCTGACGCCTCTGCGCAATGCGGCCGTGGATCAATTCGGCGTCGATGGAAAGCGCGCTCTGATCGGGCGGCCCGTCCACTTCGTGGCCGGCCGGGAGCGGCGGGAAGACGCCGAGAGCGATGCACGCGCCGAAGAGCGCTTACGGGCCGCCGCCAGGCGGGCCGGCTTCGAGGACATCGAGCTCGAGTACGAACCGGTCGCGGCCGCCTCGGAGTACGAGCGCACGCTCGACCACGACGAGCTTGTTCTCATCGGCGACTTCGGCGGGGGTACGAGTGACTTCTGCCTCGTGCGGCTCGGGCCCTCGTTTCGGGCGGCTGAGAATCGCCGTGCGAGCATCCTGGGTGTCGACGGCGTTGCCGTCGCTGGTGATGCCTTCGACGGCCGAATCGTGCGTCACGTGGTCGCGCCCCGGCTCGGGTTGGGTACGAGCCGACGTTCGTTGGAAGGACGCGAGCTTCCGATGCCCGGCTGGATCTACTCGCGGCTCGAACGTTGGGAAGATGTTTCCTTCCTCGCCGTGCCCAAGACGATGGAGACTTTGCGGCGACTCGAGATGGAGGCCGACGAACCGACGCGAATCCAGTCCCTGATCGAGCTCGTCGAACAGGACCTGGGCTACCTTCTCTACCGCGCGGTCGAAGCGGCGAAGTGCGGGCTCTCGGACGCCGACTCGACGTCGTTCGAGTTCGACCACCTCCGCCGCCGGCTCCGCCAGGAGGTTCGGCGGGAGGAACTCGAGGAGTGGCTGACCCCGGATCTCGATCGGATGGCCTCCTGCGTCGATCGGCTGACGCAACGGTGTGGGATCGAGGGGGGCGACGTCGATCGGGTCTTCCTCACGGGTGGGTCGTCGCGGGTCCCCTGCGTAAGGGACCTTTTCGCGAGCCGCTTCGGGCGCGACAAGCTGCGGGGTGGGCGCGAACTCACCACGGTGGCGCGTGGGCTTGCTCTTCTCGCCGCCGAACGGAGATAA
- a CDS encoding methyltransferase domain-containing protein, with amino-acid sequence MPENTAKLLTDALWRLHRRPALPTAWEGGGNLPWQEPAFAERMLREHLDESHAAASRRESERTAQLDWLWTELALAPGMHVYDVTCGPGLYAVELAKRGCRVTGVDFSPASIAHARKLAEQEGVAELCTFIEADIREVEVDADSFDAALFLYGQLGVFPKDDAAALVGEIATRLRSGARMCVELLDPARVDREVDNWWYTDNTGLWGDAPFLHLGERFWDEETQTSSERFHILHLETGEMNEILLCDQTYTDAAARTLLTEAGFSSADVHPAWNDVDLYDAQEWIVYIAVK; translated from the coding sequence ATGCCTGAGAACACTGCGAAACTCCTGACCGATGCGCTCTGGCGCCTTCATCGACGCCCGGCGCTTCCCACCGCGTGGGAGGGCGGCGGCAACCTGCCCTGGCAAGAGCCCGCCTTCGCCGAGCGGATGCTGCGCGAGCACCTGGACGAGTCCCATGCCGCCGCGTCCCGCAGAGAGAGCGAACGGACCGCCCAGCTCGACTGGCTCTGGACCGAACTGGCTCTCGCACCCGGCATGCACGTCTACGACGTGACCTGCGGCCCCGGCCTCTACGCCGTGGAACTCGCGAAGCGCGGCTGCCGTGTGACCGGCGTCGACTTCTCTCCGGCTTCCATCGCACACGCGAGAAAACTCGCGGAGCAAGAAGGCGTCGCGGAGCTCTGTACGTTCATCGAGGCCGACATCCGCGAGGTCGAGGTCGACGCCGACTCGTTCGACGCGGCCCTCTTCCTCTACGGACAACTCGGGGTCTTCCCGAAGGACGATGCGGCCGCGCTCGTGGGCGAGATCGCCACGCGACTCCGCTCGGGCGCACGAATGTGCGTCGAGTTGCTCGACCCGGCCCGCGTCGACCGCGAGGTCGACAACTGGTGGTATACCGACAACACGGGTTTGTGGGGCGATGCGCCGTTCCTCCATCTCGGAGAGCGCTTCTGGGACGAGGAGACGCAGACGTCGAGCGAGCGTTTCCACATTCTCCACCTCGAGACCGGCGAGATGAACGAGATTCTCCTGTGCGACCAGACCTACACGGACGCCGCAGCCCGCACGCTCCTGACCGAAGCCGGCTTCAGCTCGGCCGACGTTCACCCAGCCTGGAACGACGTCGATCTGTACGACGCGCAGGAGTGGATCGTCTACATCGCGGTCAAGTGA
- a CDS encoding MATE family efflux transporter — protein MALLPGTTPLAGTSTSETRRVVWNLAWPVILALVSESLVGLVDMFMVARLGASAVAAVGVGGQIMGAVTVTMMAIGTGTVALVARSVGAGTLDEAHETLGQSILAASTLGIVAVIPVLLWAEPFVQAFGVAPEVTAEATVYVRAVMLAIAPSSVLFVIGSALRGAGDTRTPLAIGLVVNSVNVFANWVLIFGHLGFPALGVLGSALATALSFTLGAVLLSILLAGGRLRLHVERRHLVPDFTIIRRIFRIGYPAAIEQFLMQVGFLVYLVFAARYGTDAVAAYFIGVRILALAFLPGFGFAAAASTLVGQHLGAGEPEQAERAGWMSAWMSVCLMSTVGVVVFLLAEPIARLLVDEVGVIAGTASFIYMLGIAQPFMAIDFTLGGALRGAGDTRFPLWTMLVAFYAVRLGLSALAVFVFDLSLPWLWSALIADYVVRAALKTWRFRGAHWRSIEV, from the coding sequence GTGGCTTTGCTACCGGGAACGACGCCGCTCGCCGGCACCAGCACGAGTGAAACGCGGCGTGTGGTGTGGAACCTCGCCTGGCCCGTGATCCTGGCGCTCGTCTCGGAGTCGCTCGTCGGGCTCGTGGACATGTTCATGGTCGCTCGCCTCGGCGCGAGCGCCGTGGCCGCCGTCGGCGTCGGCGGACAGATCATGGGCGCCGTCACCGTGACGATGATGGCCATCGGGACCGGGACCGTCGCGCTCGTCGCGCGGTCCGTCGGCGCGGGCACCCTCGACGAAGCCCACGAGACGCTCGGACAGTCCATCCTCGCAGCGTCGACTCTCGGCATCGTGGCCGTGATTCCCGTCCTTCTGTGGGCCGAGCCCTTCGTCCAGGCGTTCGGCGTCGCTCCAGAAGTCACGGCCGAGGCGACGGTCTACGTACGCGCGGTCATGCTCGCCATCGCCCCGAGTTCGGTTCTCTTCGTGATCGGCTCCGCGCTTCGAGGCGCGGGCGACACGCGAACGCCACTCGCGATCGGGCTCGTCGTAAACTCCGTGAACGTGTTCGCGAACTGGGTTCTGATCTTCGGTCACCTCGGGTTCCCCGCCCTCGGCGTGCTCGGCTCGGCGCTCGCAACCGCGCTGTCGTTCACCCTCGGAGCCGTGTTGTTGTCCATCTTGCTCGCGGGCGGGCGCCTGCGGCTCCACGTCGAGCGACGGCACCTCGTACCAGACTTCACGATAATCCGCCGGATCTTCCGGATCGGTTACCCCGCGGCCATCGAGCAGTTCCTGATGCAGGTAGGCTTTCTCGTGTACCTGGTCTTCGCCGCACGGTACGGCACCGACGCCGTCGCCGCATACTTCATCGGCGTGCGCATCCTCGCCCTCGCCTTCCTGCCGGGCTTCGGCTTTGCGGCGGCCGCGAGCACACTCGTCGGCCAGCACCTCGGTGCCGGGGAGCCCGAACAGGCGGAGCGGGCCGGATGGATGTCGGCGTGGATGTCGGTCTGCCTCATGTCGACGGTGGGCGTCGTCGTGTTCCTGCTCGCCGAGCCGATTGCTCGATTGTTAGTGGACGAGGTCGGCGTGATCGCCGGCACGGCCTCGTTCATCTACATGCTGGGCATCGCGCAGCCCTTCATGGCCATCGACTTCACGCTCGGCGGGGCCCTGCGCGGAGCGGGCGATACCCGGTTCCCCTTGTGGACGATGCTGGTCGCCTTCTACGCCGTCCGGCTCGGGCTGTCGGCGCTCGCCGTTTTCGTGTTCGACCTGAGCCTCCCATGGCTCTGGTCCGCCCTGATCGCGGACTACGTCGTGCGTGCCGCGCTCAAGACGTGGCGCTTTCGGGGGGCGCACTGGCGCTCGATCGAAGTCTGA
- a CDS encoding SGNH/GDSL hydrolase family protein — MNNRRFGWIACGLGAALFASALGLAFWILQPEPEPPAAAPLGRLAPDEVRDQAGSRFDLFWPVPDQRVNSTFVPNLRGQRGWQTQVELRTNASGLRDHRELERKRDGVFRVVLLGDSFVAAAAAPYEDGVAAQLETMLRSAVADGASLGEIEVRPVAVGGWNLMSEIAFLEHNLHQIEPDLVVHVLGYNDLDSSHGFILGNVRSATYDSQGIFGDTHASVASPRQVSNHGRVPRGLIGSYLIPESVRRYALAGAEIDRLRKLLAEYYDAPYVMYLLNEPLVFGFGEVLGQKFVESEVAVAPFDVGQHTLRPLNGHPNREGHRYMALGVARFLADRELLPLDTAKLEEFGPYGPYAAGESFTREQAEKAFGVDGIPAAVELRGRRLVAKDQARTIVGGVYRGGILSPHAILALARGPDATRLTLEVRYPEHPNLSDGTTTVLVDGRKVAEIQMGGRPGEVVTTAVPLPPPASSTPLVEVTLESDRFVTEPTHDAVDGLTGYAPRAGTLVRAAID, encoded by the coding sequence ATGAACAACCGCCGCTTCGGATGGATCGCGTGTGGTCTGGGCGCGGCGCTCTTCGCGAGTGCTCTCGGCCTCGCCTTCTGGATCCTCCAGCCGGAACCCGAGCCGCCGGCTGCGGCGCCGCTCGGGCGGCTCGCACCGGACGAGGTCCGCGATCAGGCCGGATCGAGGTTCGATCTCTTCTGGCCGGTTCCCGATCAGCGGGTGAACAGCACGTTCGTTCCGAATCTCCGGGGGCAGCGGGGCTGGCAGACGCAGGTCGAACTACGGACGAACGCCAGCGGCCTGCGCGATCACCGTGAACTCGAGAGGAAGCGCGACGGCGTGTTCCGCGTCGTGCTGCTCGGGGACAGCTTCGTCGCCGCGGCGGCTGCCCCTTACGAAGACGGCGTCGCCGCGCAGCTCGAGACCATGCTGCGAAGCGCGGTCGCCGATGGTGCCTCGCTCGGGGAGATCGAAGTGCGCCCGGTCGCGGTGGGTGGTTGGAACTTGATGTCCGAGATCGCGTTCCTCGAGCACAACCTACATCAAATCGAGCCAGATCTCGTCGTTCACGTTCTCGGGTACAACGACCTCGACAGCAGCCACGGCTTCATTCTCGGCAACGTTCGGAGCGCCACGTACGATTCGCAGGGAATCTTCGGGGATACGCACGCATCTGTCGCCAGCCCTCGGCAGGTGAGCAATCACGGCCGCGTGCCGCGTGGCCTCATTGGCTCCTACCTGATTCCGGAGTCCGTGCGACGCTACGCGCTCGCGGGCGCGGAGATCGATCGTCTGCGAAAGCTCCTCGCCGAGTACTACGACGCGCCGTACGTGATGTATCTCCTGAATGAGCCGCTCGTTTTCGGGTTCGGCGAAGTGCTGGGGCAGAAATTCGTCGAGAGCGAGGTCGCCGTCGCGCCATTCGACGTGGGGCAGCACACCCTGCGCCCGCTAAATGGGCACCCAAATCGAGAGGGTCACCGCTACATGGCGCTTGGGGTCGCGCGGTTCCTGGCGGATCGCGAACTCCTCCCTCTCGACACGGCGAAGCTCGAAGAGTTCGGCCCGTACGGCCCCTACGCGGCTGGAGAGTCGTTCACGCGGGAGCAGGCGGAGAAGGCGTTCGGCGTGGATGGGATCCCTGCCGCGGTGGAGCTACGAGGGCGTCGCCTCGTCGCGAAGGACCAGGCACGAACCATCGTGGGCGGCGTGTACCGGGGAGGAATCTTGTCCCCCCACGCGATCCTCGCGCTCGCACGGGGGCCCGATGCGACCCGTCTCACTCTCGAGGTGCGGTATCCCGAGCACCCGAACTTGAGCGACGGTACGACCACGGTCTTGGTCGACGGCCGGAAGGTGGCCGAGATCCAGATGGGGGGGAGACCGGGCGAGGTCGTGACCACGGCCGTGCCGCTCCCGCCGCCTGCCTCGTCGACGCCTCTTGTCGAGGTCACGCTCGAGAGCGATCGGTTCGTTACCGAGCCCACGCACGACGCCGTGGACGGGCTCACCGGCTATGCTCCTCGCGCCGGAACCCTCGTCCGCGCCGCGATCGACTGA
- a CDS encoding FeoA domain-containing protein: MKTNFKEPIPLSRLEAGQRGRVCEPSAGEQIPLRLQDLGFVPGTWLEIRRRAPLGDPVEIELRGYRLCLRTAQLDSVCVEVEAGAEVTTG, encoded by the coding sequence ATGAAAACCAATTTCAAAGAGCCGATCCCGCTTTCCCGCCTGGAAGCGGGCCAGCGGGGTCGGGTCTGCGAGCCCTCGGCCGGGGAGCAGATTCCCCTGCGATTGCAGGACCTGGGCTTCGTGCCCGGCACCTGGCTCGAGATCCGCCGGCGCGCGCCGCTCGGCGATCCCGTGGAGATCGAACTGCGCGGCTACCGCCTCTGCCTCAGGACGGCGCAGCTCGACTCGGTTTGCGTCGAGGTCGAGGCCGGCGCCGAGGTCACGACCGGGTGA
- a CDS encoding sterol desaturase family protein, which translates to MALSAAGLLGALMILGVVFGVIEWMAPARPEQRRLRPGVSTDVTYWFFTPLVTKAITRVAIVLAIVGLALASGVSVTKEHIENFVQPSGPIAELPWVLQLVLLLVLADAIAYFIHRWLHGRRLWAFHAVHHSSTEVDWLSSVRLHPVNDVLIRVAQAVPIVLLGFDATLLVAYVPILNVYSLFIHANVPWSFGPLRYVIATPAFHRWHHAAEDQGLNRNFAGLFPAFDLLFGTFHMPTDRVPDQFGIPDGDVPEGIAAQLLYPLRRRKGETLP; encoded by the coding sequence ATGGCTCTCAGCGCTGCCGGACTGCTCGGCGCGCTCATGATCCTCGGCGTGGTGTTCGGGGTGATTGAGTGGATGGCTCCGGCCCGGCCGGAGCAGCGGCGGCTCCGGCCCGGCGTTTCCACCGACGTGACCTACTGGTTCTTCACGCCGCTCGTGACGAAGGCGATCACGCGGGTCGCCATCGTGCTCGCCATCGTGGGTCTGGCATTGGCCTCCGGCGTTTCGGTGACCAAAGAGCACATCGAGAACTTCGTGCAGCCGAGCGGCCCGATCGCGGAGCTGCCATGGGTCTTGCAGCTCGTCTTGCTTCTCGTCCTCGCCGACGCCATTGCGTATTTCATCCACCGGTGGCTACACGGTCGGCGACTGTGGGCCTTCCACGCCGTCCATCACTCGTCGACCGAAGTGGACTGGCTCTCGTCCGTTCGCCTGCATCCGGTGAACGACGTACTGATTCGCGTCGCGCAGGCGGTGCCGATCGTTCTCCTCGGCTTCGACGCGACGCTGCTCGTCGCCTACGTACCGATCCTGAACGTGTACTCCCTCTTCATTCACGCGAATGTGCCGTGGTCCTTCGGCCCGCTGCGATACGTGATCGCGACGCCGGCCTTTCATCGCTGGCATCACGCGGCGGAGGATCAGGGACTGAACCGGAACTTCGCCGGTCTCTTCCCGGCCTTCGATCTGCTGTTTGGCACCTTCCACATGCCGACGGATCGGGTCCCGGATCAGTTCGGGATTCCGGATGGCGACGTGCCCGAGGGCATCGCCGCTCAGCTGCTGTACCCCTTGCGGCGGCGGAAGGGGGAGACGCTTCCCTAG